ACGTGTTCGGCACAACGGAGTTGGACCGTATTGCATAAACCCTATGAAGTACATAAACAGACAGACAAGTTTATTCAGTAAACAGGCAACTGGCCCATAATACATTCAGGTGCGTGATCACACATCACATGAATCGTAAATAATAATGTATGAAAATATTCTATTCCTAATTCTTATTTGTACATAAAATAAAAGTAAAGAGACATTCTTAATGACATTGACATCAATGTTTTTCAGCGTACTAATTTTGCTCAAACTCGACCATGATCAGCTTAACTGGCCGCCATGTTGTTAACATTGCCAACTCCAAAGTTTAGTGTTATTCGCATTCTGATTGGTACATGGTGCAGCCAATCAAATTGACAAATAAAACTCAAGGGCAGGTAATCTGAAGTTGCGGGCTCTTTGCTCCCTCGGAACACAGACAGTGGATGGCTTCGTGTAAGCGTATTTGTGATAAATGGTACAAAAGAGAGAAGGGATGACATTATAATTCCTAGTCTTCCTGGATCCTGTAGGACCGTGTGCCAGGACAGATAGAACGGCTGCTGGTGGACCCGGAAGAATCGGCCTTCTATCAACCATTCACCGCTATTCTTGAAGAGCTGCCAATAGACGATCAAGTCAAGTTAGTCACGTGTTCATCAATCCCAGATACTTTATCAGTCTGAAATATCTTGAAATTGACGAGTCATATAAAAAAGTAGTGCGAGAGTTAATGTTTATTATTGTCGATATCAGTAATTCGTATGTTGTAACTTGATGTCCTGCAGATAACACATATTATACGCCAGGCATTTCCGTAGATGAAACTGTCATCACATGGTATAATTTGTCGGCATTCTTGAGAGACAGTGAGTATAGGGAACTGCTCATCTCTCAATCTCTTAATAGGATTCAGGAAACTTATCTAAACCACTCTcgcacttactcactcactccccgaAACCCACTAACTGACTTACTCACTCTCATCAAGCTTTCAGGATACGAATCAGGgaacgaaccatctcttacccaGCATGTACCAAGCTGCATATTATGTAAAATTAATGTTATTCTTGCAAATGCGTCACGCTTGAGGAAGACGATGTGATCAAAcgtattttcttctttttcgcAGAGGGGACATGCGATACAGAGCGCGCGCTGCAATTCAAGGTGTACTTCAAGCATTCCATGACTTGAAGACATTTCTGGAAATAGTGAGTTTACCCCTTTTCGGCTCCTCcgatgaaaaaaaagaatcTGTTgactgtttttgtgtttttttctaaCATGGTTTTACTGAAGGATTTCATTTTTAGTAAACATTTTTGACGTAACCGAAGGTACCAGGTAATTGTATGGAATTTGTTACGAGCTTGCTCTGTCTTCCTGTAGGAATATTTCCCATACACGAGGCCAAAATGGGGTGTGGGATCCCTAAACTATGGACTGGACTATTACAAGGCCTGTCTCGAATGGCATCTGTCCACAGACATGAGTCCAGAGAGGGTTCATCAGATAGGGCTGCAGGAGGTGGAGAGGATCAAAGGGCTGATGGAGAAGGTGAGACATGGCACCATTTTAGCTAGGAGATCGTGGTGTTGGTGGAAAAGGTGACATGTGGTAAcattacgccgcttttagcaatattcaagcaatatcatggcgaggaacaccagaatgggcttcacacattgtacccatgcggggaatagaacccgagccaacgctttaaccactagtctactcTTCCGCCTTATTGGCGGAAGTCTGGGAACTGATAGTGAAGGTGAGACATGGTAACAATGACCACGAGGTCGTGGGGTTGACAGGGAAGGTGAAACATGGTAACAATGACCACGAGGTCGTGGGGTTGACAGGGAAGGTGAGACGTGGTAACAATGACCAGGAGGTCGTGGGGTTGATAGAGAATGTGAGACGTGGTAACAAGTGGCTTGAGAGTCGTGGGGTTGAAGGAGGTGAGACATGGTAACACCGGCCAGGAGTTCCACGGGTTGATATCGAAGGTGAGACATGGTAACATTGGAAAGAAAATCGTGGGTTGAAGGAGGAGAGACGTGGTAACACTGGCAACGGCGCCCTAAGGTTGATAGAGAAGGAGAGACTTGGTAACGTTGCCTACGAGGTCGCGAGGTTGATAGGGGAAGGGAGACGTGGTTGGTCACATGTTATGAGATCAAGTGCATAGGTGCTTTTAGAAATACACTAGCAATATCATttcgggagacaccagaattaTATTTGACctatgtgcggaatcgaacgcgggttcCAGGTTCGACGAACGAACAATtctaccactaggctaccccaccatccctgaTATATTGAAATAGGATATCGGGTAACTTTCGTGAAATGAAAGGTACCCAACTGAACAAAATAGACTCAGGTGTGTGACATTATATTAACTGCTCTCTACTTCAGGCCTTGGAAAGACAGAATTTCAAAGGATCTGTTGCAGAGTACtttgcaatgttaaagaacGATACATCATTGCATATGGAAACAGAGGTAAGATACGCCAAATATATCGTTCGGAATCACCCTCACTGCATAGATGTTGTACTAAATACATTCACTGAAGTCTGGAGGCGGGGCGGGGTCTGAGACACAAGACCAGTGATCCAGTGAGGCTGAGGTGTCCTCGAGCACACCTGTGACTCGATGTGAAAACCTCTTTCAGTGTAGTCAAAACCCCTAGTGTTCAGTACACAacccatgaatccgttggtagatgaccagatggtggcacAATAATACATGCAAGCATCTAGTTGCGGGTACACCAACATGCACAAAGTGCATTGGACAACTTGGACAAGGTGCTGTAACTGTGTCCCTGTCCACCCAGTTGTGAATGGGTCGTTCATAATGATGGGAAAGCCACGTTAACACAGTGCACCTATTAGGCTGCTAGACTTATATGATTTCCAAGACGCTGTTGAAATTAACACCCAATGATCCATAGAAAAACAAAGAAGAGCATGCATAAGGGATAGACTACCtatgtaataatataatataataagaaTTCTGCAAACATCAACGCGATCTACTATTCGATCCAACCTTCTCCTTGTATCCCACAGGAGGAACTGCTGGAGGCATACCAGAAAATAGTAAATGAGCGAGTGAAACCAAGGCTGCCAGAAGTTTTCAGTAATCTTCCTAATCTTCCAGTAAAGTAAGTTGTAAAAGTTGGTTGCCGTGAACAGATGTTTACTACCATGTTGCGGAACATGTCTATCGTATTCTGACaagcataaaaacaaacaaaaaaaagacTGCATGAAAGTGTGGGGGTCGTGAGTTAGCACGTCACTGTGGGTGTGTTTCAGGGTGGAGCCTATGCCGTATGATGGTCCGGGGGGACAGTACATATCTGGATCAGAGGATGGATCAAGACCCGGTATTTTCCTCGTCAATCTGTACAGGCCAAAAGAGACGTAGGTGCTACTACTGTGTTTATTCATTCCTGAATTCATCCAATCTGTGTTGATATGATCAAGTGTCCCCTGCCTGGTGGTCATTCACCAGTCATCTGGTCATCTAGCATTTTGCCCTTAAAAGGGTAAATATGGATGTGACATCCTGTAATGTGAAATGTTATCTTTAACATGAATATTGTTGCTACTGTGCTGACAAGAGGCATGTGTCATAGCTATGTCTGTGTATTCTATCTTAACTATTGTAAGTCATGACTGCATGTTGTGGTTGAACAAAGGGGTTGTCAccgtgatgttagctgtgttgACGATGACGAGGGACGACATGCAAGATTCTAACCTTCTATGTTGTGTTGACACAAGGGTACACGACATAGTCCAATCGGGTGTTCAGGTTTGGAAGAGCTGACGTACGTCACGCATGATGTAATATGTATTGACAATGAGGGCATACGTCATGGTTCTAGCTGCGCTTTCTCAGTCGTTACATGGGACGTACGTCAGGTGTGATGCTAACGGTGTAATATATGTTGGCACAATATGGCATATGTGTCATGGATCTAGCTGTGTGTTCCCAGGTACATGGGACTTGCGTCATGCATGATAGAAACCTTTTATTCCATGTTGCCATAGATTGCATGAGTCATGGATCTAGATCTGTGTTCCCTGTTGTTACAGGGGACGTGTGTCATGCATGATAGAAACCTTTTATTCCATGTTGACACAGAGGCCATGCGTCATGGATCTAGCTCTGTGTTGGCTCTTGTTACAGAGGACGTGTGTCGTGCATGATAGAAACCTTTTATTCCATGTTGACACAGAGGCCATGCGTCATGGATCTAGATCTGTGTTCCCTGTTGTTACAGGGGACGTGTGTCGTGCATGATAGAAAGCGTGTATTCCATGTTGACACAGAGGCCATGCGTCATGGATCTAGATCTGTGTTCCCTGTTGTTATAGGGGACGTGTGTCGTGCATGATAGAAACCTTTTATTCCATGTTGACACAGAGGCCATGCGTCATGGATCTAGCTCTGTGTTGGCTCTTGTTACAGAGGACGTGTGTCGTGCATGATAGAAACCTTTTATTCCATGTTGACACAGAGGCCATGCGTCATGGATCTAGATCTGTGTTCCCTGTTGTTATAGGGGACGTGTGTCGTGCATGATAGAAACCTTTTATTCCATGTTGACACAGAGGTCATGCGTCATGGATCTAGATCTGTGTTCCCTGTTGTTACAGAGGACGTGTGTCGTGCATGATAGAAACCTTTTATTCCATGTTGACACAGAGGTCATGCGTCATGGATCTAGATCTGTGTTCCCTGTTGTTATAGGGGACGTGTGTCGTGCATGATAGAAAGCGTGTATTCCATGTTGACACAGAGGCCATGCGTCATGGATCTAGATCTGTGTTCCCTGTTGTTATAGGGGACGTGTGTCGTGCATGATAGAAACCTTTTATTCCATGTTGACACAGAGGCCATGCGTCATGGATCTAGCTCTGTGTTGGCTCTTGTTACAGAGGACGTGTGTCGTGCATGATAGAAACCTTTTATTCCATGTTGACACAGAGGCCATGCGTCATGGATCTAGATCTGTGTTCCCTGTTGTTATAGGGGACGTGTGTCGTGCATGATAGAAACCTTTTATTCCATGTTGACACAGAGGCCATGTGTCATGGATCTAGCTCTGTGTTGGCTCTTGTTACAGAGGACGTGTGTCGTGCATGATAGAAACCTTTTATTCCATGTTGACACAGAGGCCATGCGTCATGGATCTAGCTCTGTGTTGGCTCTTGTTACAGAGGACGTGCATCGTGCATGATAGAAAGCGTGTATTCCATGTTGACACAGAGGCCATGCGTCATGGATCTAGCCCTGTGTTGGCTCTTGTTACAGAGGACGTGCATCGTGCATGATAGAAACCTTTTATTCCATGTTGACACAGAGGCCATGCGTCATGGATCTAGCTCTGTGTTGGCTCTTGTTACAGAGGACGTGCATCGTGCATGATAGAAAGCGTGTATTCCATGTTGACACAGAGGCCATGCGTCATGGATCTAGCTCTGTGTTGGCTCTTGTTACAGAGGACGTGCATCGTGCATGATAGAAAGCGTGTATTCCATGTTGACACAGATCTATCTGTGTGTTGTCTCTTGTTACAGGTCACCTAATTCGTGTATTATTTGTTTTCTGGACTGGCAGGTGATGGTATTCCTCTTTTTACCTGTATTGACAAGGGATTAAGTACGTCATGGTTCTAGCTAGCTGTTCATTCTATATTGACACAGGAGTATTCGCTATTTTCTAATCCTGTGCTCGAGTTGACAAAGGGGGAGGAGGACGTACGTCATGGCTCTAACAAGTGTTCCAACTGGACACGGAAGTGTACGACATCCTTCTAACCATGCGTTCTGTGTTAACACAGGGGGACGTACGTCATGGTGCCTATCACGCTGCATGAATCAATACCCGGCCACCACCTTCAGGTAATGTACGTCACACGGACGACAGACAAACCTTTATCCATACAATGCAACATTATTTGCCAGAACAGTTTATAGTGACACCAATAGACACACAGAGTAATATAACGTAGTTTAATTCGTTTTATCCGCAAAATAACGATGCATCACAGTAGGACAGTGTTCAAACCCGAAAGTGACAAAGATTGATGAACAGAACAGTTAGATCATGGGTCGGGGATTGGAACCAACAGCCAGCTAATGCTGGGCCAGTAGATGTTATGTGGATTCATATTCCAGTGTCACACATTCCTCAGCGCATATATTCGTTGTATTTGTACACACTTTCTTGAATTACAGGCTAGCTACGCCCTAAAAGCAAGTCTGCCAAGTTTCCGGCGGAACACGGAATTTTCGCGGTATTACGAGGTGCCGTTCCATTTCCCCTTCTATACAGCATACGTGGAGGTAAGAACATTTCCGACTTGTCAGTCTAATGGGGATTTTAAGACCGCAGCGAACACTGTTTGGATGAAGCAATGGGTGTGctagtgagttcagtttttcgccgcactcggcaaatattccagccttatggcagcggtctgtaattaatcgggtctacaccagacaacacacagcgcatcggtctgcgcaattgggaaccgatgacatgagtcaaccaagtcagcgagcctgatcacccgatcccgttactcgcctcttacgacaagcagaatGGCCTCTTAAATAGGGGCTTCGAAGCCGTTACTTGGTGTATGGAGATGTGTAGATGCTTTACCGAGGGTAAACACCATGAAGTTATGTACTCTATGAGGGATGGTTACACACTTTTGTTGCTCCAACAGGGCTGGGCATTATACGCTGAATCACTAGGAGAAGAGCTTCACTTTTATGAGCATGACCGTGAACTGTGAGTATAACCACATACGTCAACCGCAAAATAAAACTGTTAATTCATGCACACTTTTTGTGAACCTCTCGTCGTGAACTGGTAATACACTTTGCCAAAATACGTATGCCAACTGCGAGTACACCTGACGAGTGAGTTTGGCTCTCATTGAAAAAATAGTGTTGTACTTTTAATATatattggacaaaataagttagggatactgGTATTTTCGTGACTGATTTTGTACCAGTATCTCAATGAAAAAATGCttcataattcataatttttaaatttacaaatatccacaTATTTGTCCAGTACATAAACCCACTGTATGAAACTGTCACGTTGTCATGTGCTGTATGTACATCTGCAAGGTGCACATACCTGCCATCATGAACTATAATAACACCAACCAGTACATACCATCCATCGTCAACTGTGAGTACATCCACCCTATAGACGTAACTACCTTCCATCGTAAACTGTGAATACAGCCGCCATATATACCTTTCATTGTTAACTGTCTGTATAATAACCTTCCATCGTGAAATGTGAGTACACCCATTCTGTATAATTACCTTCCATCGTGAACTGTGAGGACACCCATTCTGtataattacctcccttgttgaGCTGTGAGTGCACTCATTCTGTATAATTACCTTCCATCGTAAACTGTGAATACAGCCGCCATATATACCTTTCATTGTTAACTGTCTGTATAATAACCTTCCATCGTGAAATGTGAGTACACCGATTCTGTATAATTACCTTCCATCGTGAACTGAGAGTACACCGATTTTGtataattacctcccttcttgAGCTGTGAGTGCACTCATTCTGTATAATTACCTCCTATCGTGAGCTGTGAGTACACTCATTTCTGTATAATTACGTCCCTTCGTGAGCTGTGAGTGCATCCATTCTGTAAAATTACCTCCCTTCGTGAGTTGTGAGTGCACTCATTTTGTATAATTACCTTCCATCGTGAACTGTGAGGACACCCATTCTGtataattacctcccttgttgaGCTGTGAGTGCACTCATTCTGTATAATTACCTTCCATCGTAAACTGTGAATACAGCCGCCATATATACCTTTCATTGTTAACTGTCTGTATAATAACCTTCCATCGTGAAATGTGAGTACACCGATTCTGTATAATTATCTTCCACCGTGAACTGAGAGTACACCGATTTTGtataattacctcccttcttgAGCTGTGAGTGCACTCATTCTGTATAATTACCTTCCATCGTGAACGGTGAGTACACTCATTCTGTACAATTACCTCCAATCGTGAACGGTGAGTGCACTCATTCTGTAAAAATACCTCCCCTCGTAAGCTGTGAGTGCACTCATTCTGTACAATTACCTCCCATCGTGAACGGTGAGTACACTCACATTGTataattacctcccttcgtGAGCTGTGAGTGCACTCATTCTGTATAATTACCTCCCATCGTGAACGGTGAGTACACTCATTCTGTataattacctcccttcgtGAGCTGTGAGTGCACTCATTCTGTACAATTACCTCCAATCGTGAACGGTGAGTGCACTCATTCTGTAAAAATACGTCCCTTCGTGAGCTGTGAGTGCACTCATTCTGTACAATTACCTCCAATCGTGAACGGTGAGTGCACTCATTCTGTAAAAATACGTCCCCTCGTGAGCTGTGAGTGCACTCATTCTGTACAATTACCTCCCATCGTGAACGGTGAGTGCACTCATTCTGTAAAAATACCTCCCTTCGTGAGCTGTGAGTGCACTCATTCtgtacagttacctcccttcgtGAGTTGTGAGTGCACTCATTCTGTACAGTTACCTCCCATCGTGAACGGTGAGTGCATCCATTCCCTATATCCATACTTTCCATCGTGAACATTCAGTACACCATTCACTACACATACCTGCCATTGATAACGGTGTATACATCCAACAAATGTATGTAATGCAAGTATGTCGTTACCTCTTGAACCGTGGATAAGTAGTTCCTTCTCTCCAACCGCATATATCTACCTTTCTGCTTCACTGACCCGCTCACTGTTGTTCTTTGGATCAACTACTTTCCCCGCAATGACTCTACCAACCCTGCGAATCACTTCATTGTGTACCCTGTATTTCAGCATGGGTCGGTACAGCCTAGAGATGTTCCGGGCTTGCAGACTGGTTGTGGATTCAGGATTGCATTATTATGGGTAAGCTCAAGAGTCCAATTCCCGTTCTATTCCTTGAACATTACGGCATGTGTAGGCCAGTGCTATCAACTCATGGGTATCAgggtggtgagtgagtatggttttgtgccgcttttaccaatattacagccatgtcacggcggtggacacctcaaatgggcttcacatactgtactcaGTTGGGAACTCGGTTTTTTGTACGACGAACGATTACTCAAACCACCTGGCTGACCCACCACCGTACCAATGCACTACTTTGCATATTAGTAGTCTTTTGCGTCAATGCAAATGGTATAACTCTCACTGTTTAAATCAGATGAATCTGCCAAACATACGCCAGCCTCGTACCTCAAAACAATCGCTGGTAGATTCAGTCATACAAATACATTTGCAGGGTTAAATTCCTTGTTGCCTCTGAAACCAGTGATCGTGaagggggcatggtgggcgagctggatAAAGCACCAGGTTGATGATCCAGCGAGAGATGgtgtcaggatcgagcccaTCTGTGaatgggtgtaaaaaccttagaggcaactttgtgtgcagactctttccgagtgtgcagtacacaaccctatgTACTTAAAAGATCCCAGGAATATGTTGGTATTTGACCAGacggtggccacatgaatacgtgcacaaatctagttgtgggtacagcaacgtgcagatAACGTGAataaagtactgtgactgtgtgtcccaaTCCACCCAGTTGTGAAGTGGGTACCTCGATAGGTAGCGAAAACCACAACAAAACTCGGCCTGTCTAGTGGAGCAAAAGTTGTATACttcccagggagctgagaatgataatacgatgtgacactgagactgacatccaatgatcgagggtaACAAGTATCAGTGCTTTGAGCAAGCACTGGTTGTATGGacatgtgcgctatataaatatcctgccatcatcatcatctttcaACGCCACGACTTTGTCATAATTTTCTCCCATGCCTACATGACTCTTAACAGCATAGGTGATATCGTAGTCCATATACCGAGAACACTCACTCCGAATCTTACGAGTCATTGTTTCTGTCTGTCTTGTTGCCAGATGGGATCGAGAAGAAGCGATCCAGTACATGCTCAACTACACTTCATTCTCCCGGGTGGAAATGACGATAGAGGTCGACCGATATATCACATGGCCTGGACAGGCATGCGCATACAAGATTGGCGAAATCAAAATCAAGGAGTTGCGGAAGAGGGCAGAGGAGTCATTGGGTGAGTACGGAACAAAAAGGAACCTGGTCCTTCGCCATATGATGCACTAGGTAAGAACTTAACAGTGGCAACTTGCAATTTCTGTGAAGGATGCTCTGGAGAAAAGGGAGCCACAGTGAGATGGGATATTCAGATTGCTGAACCAGagtaaatctagacttgcttcatgcaGATTTTAGCATTGCAAGGAGGGCTTGGCAAtagggaaaatgatgtggttcagggactgtgagaaagACTACACGGTCACCTTCTCACAGGATTCAGAATGTAAGGGCTCTTTTGGTGTTTTCGAAACCAGGAAAGTTGTTCTGAAGTCTAAAGGAAAATACTGGAACCTTGTGGAGACAAAAACATCAGAAACATGAATGCCAATCTGAGGCTTATGACGTTTCGGGGTATactctcactccttcactcaGGGGAATGCCACTCTGAATCCTGTTCCTCAAATTAAAGAAGTCCATAAATTTCATCCATACATTCTTGACCGATGAATTTTGTTGCCTTTGTGCGTATTACTTCTAAAAGCGATTCAGTGACTTTAATTGCATGTTTATACAATTGCCCAAACACCCTCAAAATGTATTAcgtattgaaaatgaaaaccattCTTTGAATTTTTCAATTATGTGTACTAATTCTAGGAGAACTCTTTGATATCCGGGACTTCCACTCCGTGGTGCTGGAGAACGGCCCAATGCCCCTCACCATCCTCGAAGAGATCGTGGACCACTGGATCCAAAACTACAAGCCCGCCACAGTAGAAGAGACGTGCACAGACTCTGCACATACACATCACGTTTCCATTCTAATGGCTCTGTGTCTCATCACATTCAGTCTCTCTTAGTCACCGACTGACTGACAAGTGCTCACCAAACAATTCCCTGCCACTATCCTGTTGTGTGACTGTGTCAACTGCGGTAGTTCTTGTCTGCCGTCCATCATAAAGTGACATAACATCGGACCAGGCAAGAACGAGATCTTGCCGAAAAAACAGCCAAGGAGGTAAGGCAAGAGTCTCCCTTTGCAGTAACTGCATCACATCACCAGCCCTGTTAAAGGACGACATTCTGCACATGAATCCATACAATTTGTTGCTTGGGACCCTCGCAGTGTAGCACGGAGGAGTTGGACAATCTCAGGCTCCAGGCATTGCCGTCCTCGAGTTCGGGGACCTACACAAGACGACCTGGACTCTTCCTGACCACGCCCTATCAATGCAATGACGGACATCAGTTTGGATGCAGCCCACAGTTGTTGGACTCATCAATGAGTGTTCGCAAGTATCAACATGACGCCATTGACTCTGTGTGTCTCCGAAGTAACAGATTCATCACGCCAACACTGGCGGCATTATCCACCCTATTCGACAAAACTGCTTTTTTTTACCTCATATTGGACCCGTCTAGGGCCAAAGCTTCCTTACTGATATAACTCAAAACTGTTCGCACGTCTGAGTGTTCTGATGTGTATTGTAACAGTTTGTATTGTCTGGTTATTAGTCCATGCCTAAGATTAAGGTTTAGTTATTGATTACTGTTGACCGATTTCTTTATTAATATCAAAATTGGAACCTTAAATGTAGCATGTAGTAAAATCAAGCACATACACAACGATTGGGAGCGGTATGTTTGAACAACAAAAGTTCAGACATCCATCACAAAATAGTTAAGACATCCATCACAAAATACCTCCTTATGCATATCATAGTTCATAAAGGTGTGGCTGAAAAAAGAGTGCATACAATGGTGAAGGAGTTTGGTGACACAATTAAGATTTGAACTGAGAACGAAATTTTGTAATGATTACAAGCATATGATAAAGGTCGCAAAATGTCGCACACTTGCTATGCACGTATGCAGCTTCTTCATACTGTGCCCAAATGCTGGGTGACCATGAAAATtgttgtgtttatattttgaaGTATTACATTAAGTGCACGTTATCGACACAGGACCAAGCCGTCCATCATGATCATCCTACCAGTTGTTGTAAAGTTCTGACTTGATTGTAGATACAAATATTATATCAATACCCTTAGCTTGTGTATACCATGTCTGAGTATGCTAATGCATGCATGGATATAAAACATGAAtacttgaataaatatttttatatttacacGCTTCAGTTGTCTCATGGATAATAGGTGTTATTGGGTTGGTGTACTTGTCCCGTATgagatgactaacgggatcgggtggctgTGATCGCTAGCTTAGCAGGCAAATGTTGTGAAATATAATGATAGGTGTCAACCAAC
This genomic interval from Haliotis asinina isolate JCU_RB_2024 unplaced genomic scaffold, JCU_Hal_asi_v2 scaffold_17, whole genome shotgun sequence contains the following:
- the LOC137269880 gene encoding uncharacterized protein, encoding MALLRLLSVLLVSVLTLYTHIRGDAGSILQTLFKDFYAWRLADSPQFATYVGTYRFNDRLQSFNASKMIERYNIADGFLYDLEQIDPSELCDSDVINYRIFKDVLTTYVKGFKWSRFGSLNPLNFLEGIHLDPVHDVEATPFFTRGDYENFITRLQNTPFQLSEYIDLYRTAITINRTSHNASVDRVPGQIERLLVDPEESAFYQPFTAILEELPIDDQVKGDMRYRARAAIQGVLQAFHDLKTFLEIEYFPYTRPKWGVGSLNYGLDYYKACLEWHLSTDMSPERVHQIGLQEVERIKGLMEKALERQNFKGSVAEYFAMLKNDTSLHMETEEELLEAYQKIVNERVKPRLPEVFSNLPNLPVKVEPMPYDGPGGQYISGSEDGSRPGIFLVNLYRPKETGTYVMVPITLHESIPGHHLQASYALKASLPSFRRNTEFSRYYEVPFHFPFYTAYVEGWALYAESLGEELHFYEHDRELMGRYSLEMFRACRLVVDSGLHYYGWDREEAIQYMLNYTSFSRVEMTIEVDRYITWPGQACAYKIGEIKIKELRKRAEESLGELFDIRDFHSVVLENGPMPLTILEEIVDHWIQNYKPATVEETCTDSAHTHHVSILMALCLITFSLS